In Mycolicibacterium mucogenicum DSM 44124, the following are encoded in one genomic region:
- a CDS encoding ammonium transporter: MDTGTTAFMLCCIIGLTIMIPGLALFYGGMVSVKSSTNMMLMTYGAVAVVGVLWVLFGFSMTFGTSYGGFVGSFTEFAGMKNLLDPMTTINGLPVSLFALFQALFAALTVAIVSGAAADRMKFAAWMTFATAWAILVYFPVAHWVFAVDGVVTSDAKGGWIANKLHAIDFAGGTAVHINAGAAALAVALVLGRSATWSSRKPHNVPLILLGAGLLWAGWYAFNGGSALSAGKPAAIVMVTSFVATCAATLGWLLVEKFKDGHVTGIGAASGAITGLVAITPACGAVTPVGAIFVGFIPAVICPFAIGLKHKFGYDDSTDVVGVHLVGGIVGTLLIGFFASSGMPNGVNGLLYGGGADLLLKQAVAAGSVLAYSFTVALVIALVIKKMMGLRISAEEEEEGIDSTLHRDPAYELV; the protein is encoded by the coding sequence ATGGACACCGGAACAACAGCATTCATGCTCTGTTGCATCATTGGGCTCACGATCATGATCCCTGGGCTGGCCCTGTTCTACGGCGGCATGGTCAGTGTGAAGAGCTCGACCAACATGATGTTGATGACGTACGGCGCCGTGGCGGTCGTCGGAGTGCTGTGGGTGTTGTTCGGCTTCTCGATGACATTCGGTACCTCCTACGGTGGATTCGTCGGGAGTTTCACCGAATTCGCGGGGATGAAGAACCTCCTGGACCCGATGACCACCATCAACGGGCTGCCCGTCAGCTTGTTCGCGCTGTTCCAGGCGCTCTTCGCGGCGCTGACCGTGGCGATCGTCTCGGGTGCCGCGGCCGACCGGATGAAGTTCGCCGCCTGGATGACCTTCGCGACGGCGTGGGCGATTCTGGTCTATTTCCCGGTCGCCCATTGGGTTTTCGCGGTCGACGGCGTCGTCACGAGTGACGCCAAGGGTGGCTGGATCGCCAACAAGTTGCACGCCATCGACTTCGCAGGTGGCACGGCGGTCCACATCAACGCGGGCGCGGCCGCGCTCGCCGTCGCGCTGGTGCTCGGCCGGTCGGCCACCTGGTCGTCACGCAAGCCCCACAACGTGCCGCTCATCCTGCTCGGCGCCGGTCTGCTGTGGGCAGGTTGGTACGCGTTCAACGGTGGATCGGCGCTGTCGGCAGGCAAGCCGGCGGCGATCGTCATGGTCACGTCGTTCGTCGCGACGTGCGCGGCCACGCTGGGCTGGCTCCTGGTGGAGAAGTTCAAGGACGGCCACGTCACCGGCATCGGCGCCGCCTCCGGCGCCATCACCGGTCTGGTTGCCATCACTCCCGCGTGTGGCGCCGTCACCCCGGTCGGCGCCATCTTCGTCGGCTTCATCCCGGCGGTGATCTGCCCGTTCGCCATCGGGCTCAAGCACAAGTTCGGCTATGACGACTCGACCGACGTCGTCGGCGTCCACCTCGTCGGTGGCATCGTCGGCACGCTGCTGATCGGTTTCTTCGCCAGCTCGGGCATGCCCAACGGCGTCAACGGACTGCTGTACGGCGGCGGCGCAGACCTGCTGCTCAAGCAGGCCGTTGCCGCGGGGTCAGTCCTGGCCTACTCGTTCACGGTGGCCCTCGTCATCGCCCTTGTCATCAAGAAGATGATGGGGCTGCGTATCTCGGCGGAAGAGGAGGAAGAGGGCATCGACTCGACCCTGCATCGGGACCCGGCGTACGAATTGGTCTGA